Proteins encoded within one genomic window of Macadamia integrifolia cultivar HAES 741 unplaced genomic scaffold, SCU_Mint_v3 scaffold664, whole genome shotgun sequence:
- the LOC122069602 gene encoding beta-glucosidase 12-like isoform X2, which translates to MLTDSPSLGPDYCLASQKGKIGITVVSHWMVPYSKEVSNYVAAQRALDFMFGWFMQPLTYGRYPKSMRSLLGNRLPEFVKEQSAMVKGSFDFLGLNYYTANYAANSLYSNSVNQSYFTDFHTNLMGVRNGVPIGPKSGSDWLYMYPQGIWELLLLTKKRFNNPLIYITENGMSEVNNGTLPLEEALMDNMRVEYHRRHLIFIRKAIEEGVDVRGYFAWSLLDNFEWGEGYTVRFGINYVDYKNGLKRYPKHSAIWFKKFLQRLV; encoded by the exons ATGCTTACAGATTCTCCATCTCTTGGTCCCGATTATTGCCTT GCTTcccaaaagggaaaaattggAATAACAGTAGTCTCACATTGGATGGTGCCATACTCCAAAGAAGTATCCAACTATGTTGCAGCTCAGCGAGCCCTTGATTTCATGTTTGGATG GTTCATGCAACCATTAACCTATGGTCGCTATCCAAAAAGCATGAGATCTCTGCTCGGAAACCGCTTACCGGAGTTTGTGAAAGAGCAATCTGCGATGGTTAAAGGATCATTTGATTTCCTGGGACTAAATTACTATACTGCTAACTATGCAGCTAATTCTCTCTATAGTAACAGTGTCAACCAGAGCTATTTCACAGATTTTCACACTAATCTCATGG GGGTGCGGAATGGTGTACCTATTGGCCCAAAG TCTGGTTCGGATTGGCTCTACATGTATCCACAAGGAATCTGGGAGCTTCTGCTTCTTACCAAGAAGAGATTCAACAATCCATTAATCTATATTACTGAGAATG GGATGTCAGAAGTGAATAACGGTACATTACCGTTGGAGGAAGCTTTGATGGACAACATGAGAGTAGAGTACCATCGTCGCCATCTTATATTCATCCGTAAAGCTATTGA AGAGGGTGTGGATGTGAGGGGATACTTTGCATGGTCACTTCTGGACAACTTCGAGTGGGGAGAAGGATACACAGTTCGTTTTGGCATTAATTATGTGGATTACAAAAATGGACTCAAGAGATACCCAAAGCATTCTGCAATTTGGTTTAAAAAGTTCCTCCAAAGATTGGTATAG
- the LOC122069602 gene encoding beta-glucosidase 12-like isoform X1: protein MKVQQKKVVEAPVSGMASLIDIQASQKGKIGITVVSHWMVPYSKEVSNYVAAQRALDFMFGWFMQPLTYGRYPKSMRSLLGNRLPEFVKEQSAMVKGSFDFLGLNYYTANYAANSLYSNSVNQSYFTDFHTNLMGVRNGVPIGPKSGSDWLYMYPQGIWELLLLTKKRFNNPLIYITENGMSEVNNGTLPLEEALMDNMRVEYHRRHLIFIRKAIEEGVDVRGYFAWSLLDNFEWGEGYTVRFGINYVDYKNGLKRYPKHSAIWFKKFLQRLV from the exons ATGAAGGTGCAGCAAAAGAAGGTGGTAGAGGCCCCAGTATCTGGGATGGCTTCACTCATAGATatccag GCTTcccaaaagggaaaaattggAATAACAGTAGTCTCACATTGGATGGTGCCATACTCCAAAGAAGTATCCAACTATGTTGCAGCTCAGCGAGCCCTTGATTTCATGTTTGGATG GTTCATGCAACCATTAACCTATGGTCGCTATCCAAAAAGCATGAGATCTCTGCTCGGAAACCGCTTACCGGAGTTTGTGAAAGAGCAATCTGCGATGGTTAAAGGATCATTTGATTTCCTGGGACTAAATTACTATACTGCTAACTATGCAGCTAATTCTCTCTATAGTAACAGTGTCAACCAGAGCTATTTCACAGATTTTCACACTAATCTCATGG GGGTGCGGAATGGTGTACCTATTGGCCCAAAG TCTGGTTCGGATTGGCTCTACATGTATCCACAAGGAATCTGGGAGCTTCTGCTTCTTACCAAGAAGAGATTCAACAATCCATTAATCTATATTACTGAGAATG GGATGTCAGAAGTGAATAACGGTACATTACCGTTGGAGGAAGCTTTGATGGACAACATGAGAGTAGAGTACCATCGTCGCCATCTTATATTCATCCGTAAAGCTATTGA AGAGGGTGTGGATGTGAGGGGATACTTTGCATGGTCACTTCTGGACAACTTCGAGTGGGGAGAAGGATACACAGTTCGTTTTGGCATTAATTATGTGGATTACAAAAATGGACTCAAGAGATACCCAAAGCATTCTGCAATTTGGTTTAAAAAGTTCCTCCAAAGATTGGTATAG
- the LOC122069623 gene encoding G patch domain-containing protein 11, with the protein MAETNKATKTEDDEEDYMGDLTQFLPPETETETTVSSKISQKKSFNSKTLINQPPTKKPKTLNWKEQRKIDRERKQREEDEQTLAKLDYAIPQSNIGFKMLKQMGYNPGSALGKDGSGLAEPVGVEIRRSRAGIGREDPHKEKQRREEALAEMNSKKEEALIAEFGSRQKSQWRTRKIAVNFSKAKAALAQLENKEVIESDKEDEEGDGDEEEEEEVEITEEDLQEILMKLRDEHRYCLFCGCQYESVEALLSNCPGTDEDDH; encoded by the exons ATGGCGGAAACAAATAAAGCTACAAAAACtgaagatgatgaggaagatTACATGGGCGATCTCACTCAGTTCCTCCCtcccgaaaccgaaaccgaaaccactGTGTCTTCCAAAATCTCCCAAAAAAAG AGCTTTAATTCCAAAACCCTCATCAATCAACCCCCGACGAAGAAACCCAAGACCTTAAACTGGAAAGAACAACGGAAAATCGATCGAGAACGGAAGCAGAGAGAAGAAGACGAGCAAACCCTAGCAAAACTTGATTATGCGATTCCCCAATCTAACATTGGGTTCAAGATGTTGAAGCAGATGGGATACAATCCCGGATCAGCGCTGGGCAAAGACGGGTCCGGACTGGCCGAGCCGGTCGGAGTCGAGATACGTAGGTCGCGTGCGGGGATTGGGAGGGAAGACCCTCACAAGGAGAAGCAGAGGAGAGAAGAGGCCTTAGCGGAGATGAAcagcaagaaggaagaagcttTAATTGCTGAGTTCGGTTCTCGGCAGAAGTCTCAGTGGAGAACCCGCAAGATTGCTGTTAATTTCAGCAAGGCCAAAGCTGCACTAGCCCAGTTGGAGAACAAGGAGGTCATCGAATCCGATAAGGAAGACGAAGAAGGTGATggagatgaagaggaagaggaagaagtagaGATAACAGAAGAG GATTTGCAAGAGATACTGATGAAGCTCAGGGATGAACATCGGTATTGCCTCTTCTGCGGATGTCAG taTGAATCAGTGGAGGCACTATTATCCAACTGTCCAGGAACTGATGAGGATGACCATTAA